In Molothrus ater isolate BHLD 08-10-18 breed brown headed cowbird chromosome 19, BPBGC_Mater_1.1, whole genome shotgun sequence, a single genomic region encodes these proteins:
- the USP43 gene encoding ubiquitin carboxyl-terminal hydrolase 43 produces MSPNLGAEVTIVPLSAQRAQSRRNRGVPDAAVTPEAMLRAAGQHSGRGDGTAGKAAEGTEGGSPRLPRPGGAGVTLGTPGQAGLAGRLLRTWARLAGGRGGRRAAPEDDEGGFRGGSRRRLGGAAPAAAPGGEAGAGEAGAGGPGERPPGAQGLRNHGNTCFMNAVVQCLSNTAPLAERLALGRYRARGEVTQRLAALVRALWTREYTPQLSAEFKNIVSKHSSQFRGNAQHDALEFLLWLLDRMHEDLGAASPAQQSRGPTQPGKDGSSSGSRSPPGTQHPRGQSFVQSHFQAQYRSSLTCPHCLKQSNTFDPFLCISLPIPLRQTRALNVTLVLQCERWRFVRVGLAVPLLGTVADLREMVAREGRVPAEQVILAEVSPRGLLRSLSDPEALRAAGEAAPVYAFQPPPARRAGCPRSLPTSPAAPRPEGPRLLPSAARSSDCLHRAPGGRILLLLCNTAGTGPQLARFGPPLVLREERGVSWEQLQQNILAQLRGVLRGEVRPQGTGALFRIRLAGGSAPCTYLSPQDPRPLCHPAIDRALQLCGAGGPPHVRLTVEWDTSTKERLFGSIQEEVVQDAESVRQQQQAHGQQHSCTLDECFQLYTKEEQLAPDDAWRCPHCKVPQQGTVKLSLWTLPDILIIHLKRFRQVAEQRHKLTTLVRFPLRGLDMAPHVAQRGQPGGQLLGRWAPWQPPLRLPPGCPRDHLYDLYAVCNHHGSMQGGHYTAFCCNALDGRWYSYDDSRVEWVREAEVSTRSAYILFYQRRRAAGSGTGSAAAAGHWVFRLAASEPRTDPDCSGSVGAPENGEAQDARPPVPAAPPARPDRGFPAGGFEARPPVRGLQGLHGRSLSVRTAPAAPPGQGEPGPPRAPRRLRRAASAEGTPRRPPPGAGSPGAAGPRGDAGVAPGRCPPGPSALGRSRSSASLPPRAEAGLRRSASLGRAAAGPPLAARGAPGAALQRGRQLPGPLRPSAVPESSF; encoded by the exons ATGTCCCCAAACCTCGGTGCGGAGGTGACCATCGTGCCGCTATCAGCCCAGCGCGCCCAGAGCAGGCGGAACCGGGGCGTCCCCGATGCCGCTGTGACACCTGAGGcgatgctgagggcagcagggcagcactcGGGGCGCGGGGACGGCACTGCCGGGAAAGCGgcggaggggacagaggggggcTCACCGCGGCTGCCTCggccgggcggtgccggggtgacgctggggacaccggggcaGGCGGG CCTGGCCGGGCGGCTGCTCCGCACCTGGGCGCGCCTGGCCGGGGGCCGCGGAggccgccgcgccgcccccgaGGATGACGAGGGCGGGTTCCGGGGGGGGTCGCGGCGGCGGCtcggcggggcggccccggcggcggccccggggggCGAGGCGGGAGCGGGCGAGGCGGGAGCGGGCGGCCCCGGGGAGCGGCCGCCGGGCGCGCAGGGGCTGCGGAACCACGGCAACACCTGCTTCATGAACGCCGTGGTGCAGTGCCTGAGCAACACGGCGCCGCTGGCCGAGCGCCTGGCGCTGGGCCGGTACCGCGCCCGCGGAGAGGTCACGCAGCGGCTGGCGGCCCTGGTCCGCGCGCTCTGGACCCGCGAGTACACCCCGCAGCTCTCCGCCGAGTTCAAG AACATCGTCTCCAAGCACAGCTCGCAGTTCCGGGGCAATGCTCAGCACGACGCGCTCGAgttcctgctctggctgctggacCGAATGCACGAGGACCTGGGCGCCGCCTCCCCGGCCCAGCAGAGCCGCGGCCCCACGCAG cctggcaaggacgggagcagcagtggcagcaggtCCCCCCCAGGCACCCAGCACCCCCGTGGGCAGAGCTTTGTGCAGAGCCACTTCCAGGCCCAGTACAG GTCCTCCCTGACGTGCCCTCACTGCCTGAAGCAGAGCAACACCTTCGACCCCTTCCTGTGCATCTCCCTGCCCATCCCGCTGCGCCAGACCAG ggctctgaaCGTCACTCTGGTGCTGCAGTGTGAGCGCTGGCGCTTCGTGCGGGTGGGCCTGGCCGTGCCGCTGCTGGGCACCGTGGCCGACCTGCGGGAGATGGTGGCGCGGGAGGGCCGCGTCCCCGCCGAGCAG GTGATCCTGGCCGAGGTGTCCCCGCGGGGCCTCCTGCGCTCCCTGTCCGACCCCGAGGCGCTGCGGGCGGCCGGCGAGGCCGCGCCCGTCTACGCCTTCcagccgccgcccgcccggcgcgCAG GGTGTCCCCGCAGCCTCCCCACGTCCCCTGCAGCGCCACGGCCGGAGGGGCCTCGCCTGCTGCCCAGCGCCGCCCGCTCCTCTGACTGCCTGCACCGCGCACCCGGCGGCcgcatcctgctgctgctctgcaacaCAGCGGGCACGGGGCCGCAGCTCGCCAG gtTCGGGCCGCCGCTGGTGCTGCGGGAGGAGCGCGGTgtctcctgggagcagctgcagcagaacatCCTGGCCCAGCTGAGGGGGGTCCTGCGGGGAGAGGTCCGGCCACAG GGCACGGGAGCCCTTTTCCGGATCCGCCTGGCCGGGGGCTCGGCCCCCTGCACCTACCTGTCCCCTCAGGATCCCCGTCCTCTCTGCCACCCTGCCATCGACAG ggctctgcagctgtgtggggcCGGGGGCCCTCCCCACGTGAGGCTGACAGTGGAGTGGGACACGAGCACCAAAGAGCG GCTGTTTGGGAGCATCCAGGAGGAGGTGGTGCAGGACGCAGAGAGCgtgcggcagcagcagcaggcacacgggcagcagcacagctgcacccTGGACGAGTGCTTCCAGCTCTACACCAAGGAGGAGCAG CTGGCCCCGGACGATGCCTGGCGCTGCCCGCACTGCAaggtgccccagcagggcacGGTGAAGCTCAGCCTGTGGACGCTGCCCGACATCCTCATCATCCACCTGAAGCGCTTCCGGCAGGTGGCCGAGCAGCGGCACAAGCTCACCACGCTGGTGAGGTTCCCGCTGCGGGGGCTGGACATGGCCCCGCACGTGGCACAGCGGGGCCAGCCcggggggcagctcctggggcgCTGGGCGCCCTGGCAGCCGCCCCTGCGCCTGCCCCCGGGCTGCCCCCGCGACCACCTGTACGACCTGTACGCCGTCTGCAACCACCACGGCAGCATGCAGGGCGGCCACTACACCG CGTTCTGCTGCAACGCCCTGGACGGGCGCTGGTACAGCTACGACGACAGCCGGGTGGAGTGGGTGCGCGAGGCCGAGGTGAGCACCCGCAGCGCCTACATCCTGTTCTACCagcgccgccgcgccgccggcTCCGGCACGG gctccgccgccgccgcggggcaCTGGGTGTTCCGCCTGGCCGCCTCCGAGCCCCGCACCGACCCCGACTGCTCGGGCTCCGTCGGCGCCCCGGAGAACGGTGAGGCTCAGGATGCCCGGCCCCCGGTGcccgccgcgccccccgcccgccctgACCGTGGTTTCCCCGCAGGCGGGTTCGAGGCGCGGCCGCCGGTGCGGGGTCTGCAGGGGCTGCACGGTCGCAGCCTCAGCGTCCGGACCGCTCCGGCCGCACCCCCGGGACAGGGGGAGCCGggccccccccgcgccccccgaCGGCTCCGCCGGGCCGCCAGCGCCGAGGGGACCCCGCGCCGGCCGCCCCCGGGTgccggcagccccggggccgcggggccgcggggggaCGCGGGTGTCGCCCCGGGCCGCTGCCCCCCCGGCCCCTCGGCGCTGGGGCGGTCGCGGAGCTCGGCCAGCCTGCCCCCCCGGGCCGAGGCGGGGCTGCGCAGATCCGCCTCGCTGGGCagggccgcggcggggccgcccctgGCCGCCCGCGGTGCCCCCGGGGCCGCCCTGCAGCGGGGCCGGCAGCTCCCCGGGCCCCTGCGCCCCTCGGCCGTGCCCGAGTCCAGCTTCTGA